The sequence ATCGAGATGAGCCTCGGCGTTGCCATCGGCGCCATCACCTTCACCGGCTCGGTCATCGCCTTCTTGAAGCTCGATGGCCGCATGTCCGGCAAGCCGATCATGCTCGGCGGCCGTCATTTCATCAACGCCGCCCTGGGCGTCGCGCTCATCGTGCTGATCGTGCTGCTGGTCACCACGGAATCGAAGCTGGTCTTCTGGCTGATCGTCGCCGCCTCTCTGGTGCTCGGCGTCCTCTTGATCATCCCGATCGGCGGCGCCGACATGCCGGTCGTCGTCTCGATGCTCAACTCCTATTCGGGCTGGGCAGCGGCCGCGCTTGGCTTCACGCTCGGCAATCTGGCGCTGATCATCACCGGCGCGCTGGTCGGCTCGTCCGGCGCGATCCTGTCCTACATCATGTGCAAGGGCATGAACCGCTCGTTCATCTCGGTCATCCTTGGCGGCTTCGGCGGTGAGACGGCGGCTGCGGCCGACGACGGCATCGAGCGCACAGTCAAGCAGGGTTCGGCAGATGATGCCGCCTATCTGATGATGAACGCGCAGAAGGTCATCATCGTGCCAGGCTACGGCATGGCGGTCGCCCAGGCGCAGCATGCGCTGCGCGAAATGGCCGACAAGCTCAAGGCCAACGGCGTCGACGTGAAATACGCCATCCACCCGGTCGCCGGCCGCATGCCCGGCCATATGAACGTGCTCTTGGCCGAAGCCAACGTGCCCTATGACGAAGTGTTCGAGCTCGAGGACATCAATTCGGAGTTCGCGCAGGCCGATGTCGCCTATGTCATCGGCGCCAACGACGTCACCAACCCGTCCGCGCGGGACGATAAGAGCAGCCCCATCTATGGC comes from Mesorhizobium japonicum MAFF 303099 and encodes:
- a CDS encoding NAD(P)(+) transhydrogenase (Re/Si-specific) subunit beta produces the protein MNANFASFLYLVSGVLFIMALRGLSHPTTSRQGNLYGMIGMGIAIATTLALATPSAGRFGLIVLGLAIGGGVGAVTARRIAMTSMPQLVAAFHSLVGLAAVMVAAAAIYAPESFGIGTAGDIHAQALIEMSLGVAIGAITFTGSVIAFLKLDGRMSGKPIMLGGRHFINAALGVALIVLIVLLVTTESKLVFWLIVAASLVLGVLLIIPIGGADMPVVVSMLNSYSGWAAAALGFTLGNLALIITGALVGSSGAILSYIMCKGMNRSFISVILGGFGGETAAAADDGIERTVKQGSADDAAYLMMNAQKVIIVPGYGMAVAQAQHALREMADKLKANGVDVKYAIHPVAGRMPGHMNVLLAEANVPYDEVFELEDINSEFAQADVAYVIGANDVTNPSARDDKSSPIYGMPILDVDKARTCLFVKRSLGSGYAGIDNTLFYKDGTMMLLGDAKKMTEEIVKAMDH